The Halotia branconii CENA392 region GCGCCACTGCTGTTACGTCTGTTGACCCATAAGCATCAATTTCTGCGGCTACAGCTGATGGAACAATAATTGATGGACTAACTAAAAGCAACAAATCGGTAAAGCCGCCCTTGGTCAAAAAAATTAGTGGCGATGTGTTGATAGCAGACAGTTCAGCCACGGTTTATTAACTCGCGCTGCAAATCATCAAAGTCAACAGCAAAGACATCCACTTGTTCACGGGCTAGGACAGCTAGAAAGTCTCGGCGGTTTAACCCAGCAACGTTGGCTGCTTTCTCCATTGAGATTTCCTGCTTCTGATACCAGTAGATAGCAGCAGCGAGGCGCATATCACGCACAAATTCTTCTGGATTTAGGCGACGGGCGCTAAATACTTCTTCTGGCAGGTTAATCGTGACTGATGACATAATTTATGTCCATTATTGCTGCGGTTGATTGCTGCATTCATAATATCAACCATTAAACAATGAAATCACCAATGGGACGGGACAAAGCACCCCGCCCTGCATGGTATTTTAATTTACGTCGCAACGCACTAAGATGTAGTACTTTTAGATTTAGCCTCCAAATTTTCTAAGCGGCTGACTAGTTCTTGGTTTTGTTGTTTGAGTTGATTGAGTTCCTCACGCAATTGACGCAGGGCGCTTTCTGTACCCACGTTCTTTTGCACATTCCCGATTGATTCATCAGCATAACGCCGGACACGCCCATCTGGTGTTTGATCAGCAAGCGATCGCAAAATCTTGATTGCTTTGGGAGTCTCCATTTGTGCCAAGGCTGTAACTACTGCTATTTGAGTTAAGAAGAAGGTTTCTCTAGCAAGTTCGGCTAATTTTTCTAAAATCCGTTCTAAATTGACTGGATTTTGACCGACAGAAATCTTGCCCAAAGCCCGAATTGTAGCTAGGCGCAGCGGTTGGGGAGTACCAAGTCTGGTGTATTCAAGAAGTAAATTTAAAGCGGCTTCGGAGGTTTTGAGTTCAGCTAAACCTGCAACTGCACCACTGCGTACCACTTCATTCCAACCTGCTTTTTCTTCTAAAACGGATTTTAGCAGTTTGAGAACTTTTTCTTCTTTGGGCTTTTCGTCTAAATTTGCAGCTGCAATAGTCCCAATGGTACGAGCAGCCATTGCTTCGACGTAGTAACTAGGATCGCCGTCCTGCACCAGTCCTTTGACAGCTTTGTAACTTTCATGGGTTTTGATTTGAGCTAGTGCTTCCACCACAGCGCGCCGCACCAGAGCATTTTGATCTTTCAACCCAGCAACTAATCCATCAAAGGCTTGATCTAATTTAACTTGGGCTAATTGTTTCGCTACTTCAATCCGCACACCCCAAAATAACTCGTTTTGGAGAGATGCTGATAAAGCTTTAGTCGCTTCTAACCCGCCTTTTTTGGCTAAAGCTGCTGCTGCATCAATACGAGAAATGGGATTAGGATCAAATTCTAACTGTGCTTTCAACTCTGGTAATGGATATTCCAAAGACACAGTTTTTAGGTAATGATTCCCCACATCAAAGCTAATAAACTGGGGTTTTTCTGCTAAAGGAAAGTAAAAGCTTTGTTCTTTTTCATGCACCCGCACTGTGAAAGTTTGCAGTGCTGCTACTTCTTGTTGTTGGCTGTAGCCAAAACCAATAGGAATTTTTAGGTCGAATAAATCTTTATCTGTAGTTGCTTGAGTTTGAGTTACTGTGATTTTTGCTAACTTTGCATCCCCATCCCAGGAGTAGGCGACTTTAAAATCAGGATGACCGCCACGATAAACATACTGATCAAAAAGGAAGGTAAGATTACGCCCAGTTGACTTTTCTATTGCCCTGAGTAAGTCTACTGTTTCAACAGTTTTGTGGGCATTATCCTGGACAAATATGTGAATCGCCTGCCAAAACAACTCTTCTCCCAATTCCGCCCGAATCATGTGATAAACACAAGATCCTTTTTCGTAGATATGGCGATCGTAAAGTTCAATGGCTTCACGGTAAACGTGCGTTACCATCGGTCGACGGTAGCGGCTACTATCTTCGCTTAAATAACTCCGAGCTTCTAATAACCGATAGTATGCGGCTTCTTGTTGTCCATACTCATGTTCTGTCCACATCACCTCAGAATAGGAAGCCATTCCTTCTTTGATCCAAGCATGTGACCAATGTTTGATCACCAACAAATCGCCAAACCACTGATGCGCTAGTTCGTGAACAACTAAACTTTCGGTGTTGCGATTATCTAAGGCGGCGCGTTCATCCAGCAAACATCTATCGGTTAATAGAGTTGTGGAAGTGTTTTCCATTCCTCCAAAGATAAAGTCATCAACACAAACTTGGGCGTATTTAGGAAAAGCGTAAGGATAGCCATACTTTTCACTCAAAAACTCCATCATGCGGGGAGTTTTGCCCATGCTGCGTTTAGCGTCTGATTCTCTTCCTTTTTCTACGTAGTAAGTGACTGGTTTTCCCTGCCATTCATCACGAATTTCTGCAAAGTCGCCTACTGCTAAAGTCATTAAATAAGTAGGATGAATTTGCTGTTGTGACCAGTGATAGATTTGACGATCGCCATCTTTTTGAGTATCAATTAATTCCCCGTTAGAAATGGCAACTAGGTGTTTGGGAACACTAACACGAATTTCCGAAGTAGATAGTTGTCCTGGGTAGTCAAAACAGGGAAACCAAAAACGCGAGTCTTCGTCTTCTCCTTGAGTCCAAACTTGGGTGGGTTTATGGGGATAATGTTTATCTGGTTGAATAAAGTAAATACCGCGTTGGGGTTTTTCCACCGAGTAGGCGATCGCAATTAATAATCTTTTATTAATTTGGGTTGGTTGAGCCAGTTGAATCGATAGCTGTTCGCCATCGTAATCAAAATTTTGCGCCACCTCGTCTACTTGTATAGACTGGATATTCAAATTGACAGCATCCAAAGTTAAGCGGTCAATACCATTACGGACAGGTAATAGACGGATACTGCAAGTACCTTGGTAACTTTGGTGAGGAATATCTAAATTGAGGTCAAGAAAAATATGTTCTACCTGTCCGGGGCGATCAGGATTGTAGTGTGGTTTCGCTCCTGGTAGTTCAAAAGATCTGTGTCCGTTATTCTCTGTATCAAAATAAGACTGCGACATTGATGTTTACTGACCTTTTAATCTGTGAAAAATTTGGCTTGATATATTTAAAAAATAACGCTATCTAGTTTATCTAAATTTATCTATGGGGTTTTCCCTGCTCTTTTTGTGACTTTAAATATCCTAGGATAGCTTGCCAGCGCCAAGCGTGCTGCTTTTTTTGCTTATCATTTATGGATTTACTCCTCACCGCGTTGAAGTACTTTTTGAGTCATCTTATGTATTATTACTAAGTTACTCAGTAAATACCGATAAAAAACTCCATACCACTTGCGGAAGGAATGCAAAGAAGGCAGGGGAGCAGGGGAAGAGGCAGGGGAGCAGGGAGCAGGGAGAAAAGGAGAAAGATTAAAGATTAGGTACACATCTTTAAATTCAAGGCATTTTCTTAACTTACCCCTCTGCACCCCGCACCCTGCCCCAATTCCT contains the following coding sequences:
- a CDS encoding UPF0175 family protein codes for the protein MSSVTINLPEEVFSARRLNPEEFVRDMRLAAAIYWYQKQEISMEKAANVAGLNRRDFLAVLAREQVDVFAVDFDDLQRELINRG
- a CDS encoding M1 family aminopeptidase, translated to MSQSYFDTENNGHRSFELPGAKPHYNPDRPGQVEHIFLDLNLDIPHQSYQGTCSIRLLPVRNGIDRLTLDAVNLNIQSIQVDEVAQNFDYDGEQLSIQLAQPTQINKRLLIAIAYSVEKPQRGIYFIQPDKHYPHKPTQVWTQGEDEDSRFWFPCFDYPGQLSTSEIRVSVPKHLVAISNGELIDTQKDGDRQIYHWSQQQIHPTYLMTLAVGDFAEIRDEWQGKPVTYYVEKGRESDAKRSMGKTPRMMEFLSEKYGYPYAFPKYAQVCVDDFIFGGMENTSTTLLTDRCLLDERAALDNRNTESLVVHELAHQWFGDLLVIKHWSHAWIKEGMASYSEVMWTEHEYGQQEAAYYRLLEARSYLSEDSSRYRRPMVTHVYREAIELYDRHIYEKGSCVYHMIRAELGEELFWQAIHIFVQDNAHKTVETVDLLRAIEKSTGRNLTFLFDQYVYRGGHPDFKVAYSWDGDAKLAKITVTQTQATTDKDLFDLKIPIGFGYSQQQEVAALQTFTVRVHEKEQSFYFPLAEKPQFISFDVGNHYLKTVSLEYPLPELKAQLEFDPNPISRIDAAAALAKKGGLEATKALSASLQNELFWGVRIEVAKQLAQVKLDQAFDGLVAGLKDQNALVRRAVVEALAQIKTHESYKAVKGLVQDGDPSYYVEAMAARTIGTIAAANLDEKPKEEKVLKLLKSVLEEKAGWNEVVRSGAVAGLAELKTSEAALNLLLEYTRLGTPQPLRLATIRALGKISVGQNPVNLERILEKLAELARETFFLTQIAVVTALAQMETPKAIKILRSLADQTPDGRVRRYADESIGNVQKNVGTESALRQLREELNQLKQQNQELVSRLENLEAKSKSTTS